A window of the Bacillus andreraoultii genome harbors these coding sequences:
- a CDS encoding class I SAM-dependent DNA methyltransferase yields the protein MSIETLVKRIQNIMRQDAGVDGDAQRISQLVWMLFLKVYDAKEEFWDFEEDDFESILPEECRWRNWAIDEKDGEALTGEDLLDFVDNKLFPTLKAIEVDAHTEKRKAIVKYVFEDANNYMKNGTLLRQVINVLNEVDFTENEDRHAFNDIYENILKDLQSAGSSGEFYTPRAVTEFMVEMLQPKVGEKIADFACGTGGFLTSALNYMNDQIKTPEDQEIVQRNLLGIEKKPLPYLLAITNMILHDIDAPNILHDNSLSKNVRDYKDEDKYDVILMNPPYGGTEESIIQNNFPVALQSSETADLFMSLILYRLKANGRVAVVLPNSFLFGDEKGKTAIKQKLLEECNLHTIVRLPEGVFSPYTSIATNLLFFEKTGATKEIWYFEHPLPEGYARYSKTRPLKKSEFEIEKSWWGNREETKYAWKVSVEDVVKANYNLSFHNPFLNHEDYSNKSALDLIQELNQSQTKVVSLLKSLESKLL from the coding sequence ATGAGCATTGAAACATTAGTTAAAAGAATTCAAAATATTATGCGTCAAGATGCAGGTGTTGATGGAGATGCACAACGTATTTCTCAATTAGTTTGGATGCTTTTCCTGAAAGTATATGATGCAAAAGAAGAGTTTTGGGACTTTGAAGAAGATGATTTCGAATCGATTCTTCCAGAAGAATGCCGTTGGAGAAATTGGGCAATTGACGAGAAAGATGGAGAAGCATTAACAGGAGAAGATTTATTAGATTTTGTAGATAACAAGTTATTCCCAACACTTAAAGCAATAGAAGTAGATGCACATACTGAAAAGAGAAAAGCGATTGTAAAGTATGTATTCGAAGATGCAAATAACTATATGAAAAACGGAACTCTTCTTCGCCAAGTTATTAACGTATTAAACGAAGTTGATTTTACTGAGAATGAAGACCGTCATGCTTTTAACGATATTTATGAAAATATTTTAAAAGATCTTCAAAGTGCGGGTTCAAGTGGAGAATTTTATACTCCAAGAGCCGTCACAGAATTCATGGTAGAAATGTTGCAACCGAAGGTAGGAGAAAAAATCGCTGACTTTGCATGTGGAACAGGTGGATTTTTAACATCTGCTTTAAATTATATGAATGACCAAATTAAAACCCCAGAAGATCAAGAAATTGTACAAAGGAATTTGTTAGGGATTGAGAAGAAGCCATTACCTTACCTTCTTGCTATTACTAATATGATCTTGCATGATATCGATGCACCTAATATTCTGCATGACAATTCCCTATCTAAAAACGTTAGGGATTATAAAGATGAAGACAAATACGATGTAATTCTAATGAATCCTCCCTACGGTGGAACGGAAGAAAGTATAATACAAAACAATTTTCCTGTAGCCTTACAATCTTCTGAAACAGCGGATTTGTTTATGTCTTTAATTCTTTATCGTTTAAAGGCAAATGGTCGTGTTGCAGTCGTTTTACCAAATAGTTTTCTTTTTGGTGATGAAAAAGGAAAAACAGCTATTAAACAAAAATTGTTAGAAGAGTGCAATCTTCATACAATTGTACGCTTACCAGAAGGTGTATTTTCACCATATACTTCGATAGCAACCAACTTGCTTTTCTTTGAAAAAACAGGAGCTACAAAGGAAATTTGGTACTTTGAACACCCACTTCCAGAAGGATATGCTCGGTACTCCAAAACACGCCCTTTGAAGAAGTCAGAATTTGAAATTGAAAAGTCTTGGTGGGGAAATCGTGAAGAAACTAAATATGCATGGAAAGTGTCCGTTGAAGATGTTGTAAAAGCTAATTATAATCTTAGTTTCCACAATCCGTTTTTAAATCACGAAGATTATTCTAATAAATCAGCATTAGATTTAATACAAGAATTAAATCAATCACAAACAAAGGTCGTCAGCCTATTGAAGTCATTAGAAAGTAAATTATTGTAA
- a CDS encoding helix-turn-helix domain-containing protein produces the protein MKEYSVRELAKFYGKHEETIKRWLRAGKFPNAYRLSDKEGWRIPEVDLQLSHTKKEEINPTIQTNESRTDTQKNKDDDGELINLAYQAVTLTMPSKEIIDILSMVGIKRTLEILLIMQQSATKVKNPDGFIKKAIRENWNPSTIPIKLPKKKSKRLIELTNQDYENMNSSGEEKIKRDLPFYNWLED, from the coding sequence TTGAAAGAGTATTCAGTGAGAGAATTAGCAAAATTTTATGGAAAGCATGAAGAAACTATAAAAAGATGGCTTAGAGCAGGGAAGTTTCCAAACGCTTATAGATTAAGTGATAAAGAAGGTTGGAGAATTCCAGAGGTCGATTTACAGTTATCTCATACGAAAAAAGAAGAAATAAACCCTACTATCCAAACAAATGAATCTCGAACCGATACTCAGAAGAATAAGGATGATGATGGCGAATTAATTAATTTAGCATACCAAGCTGTGACATTGACAATGCCATCAAAAGAGATTATAGACATTCTTTCAATGGTGGGAATAAAACGCACTTTAGAAATCCTCCTGATTATGCAACAATCAGCAACGAAGGTAAAAAATCCAGATGGGTTCATTAAAAAGGCAATTCGTGAAAATTGGAATCCATCTACCATACCGATTAAATTGCCTAAAAAGAAAAGCAAACGATTAATCGAATTAACTAATCAGGACTATGAAAATATGAATTCCAGTGGTGAGGAAAAAATTAAACGTGATCTTCCCTTTTACAATTGGTTGGAGGATTAA
- a CDS encoding tyrosine-type recombinase/integrase, which translates to MMLNNVLEQKKSFKSFPLQDYYKQDIWDLTKHPQFVELNENQKSFIVNRKHTIDFTDMKKDVLSNEIKYYCQYYIENMKRLITSFVTDVGGINLTIQFMNEHLKEIDSFIELELGESTQSFSQFLISNGYKTHTETNNALSEDMEYKTYKTPTTYMRFFQNMHKFIHEQYSKSDQPKNYFDKDKWDIRELPFKIQGFDPSRPRYTISFEKIVQEKIKGIAKKYTLERLKTKKYSTCVDDLKGINFLSEFLNDNYPEIQSLTQLNRTIIEEFLGYINLNSNLKPRTQSSRIGAVKTFFETCTLFGWDEAPKQTLLLTDDVKKKYKVLPKFYEDSVLTQINKNLEHLPVQIARMVFVIQNVGMRISELCNLENDCLKKDTENDDILEYFQEKTQDWNRVPIKKDIALAVKKAKEHSQEQFGKQVKYIFMQDADRPISKDTFSYHLNQLMKKYDIRDSSGNLVRIKSHHFRGTVATKYANMGMSTNVIRNLLGQRSLGAIRHYVEILEETMTDAMQDLLNYQDQMIQNIGNKEAVIQINDEDKVEIPLPNGKCAKPLSSGKCTHANACYTCAMFKPDPKNIDLFKYQLSEAKTNAEMAKINGFERVLQVNEDLVDALEKIIASIEKRGA; encoded by the coding sequence ATGATGCTTAATAATGTACTGGAACAAAAAAAGAGTTTTAAATCCTTTCCCCTGCAAGACTATTACAAACAAGATATATGGGATTTGACAAAACATCCACAATTCGTTGAATTAAATGAAAATCAAAAGAGTTTTATTGTAAATAGAAAGCACACAATTGATTTTACGGATATGAAAAAAGACGTACTTTCTAATGAAATTAAATATTACTGCCAATATTACATTGAAAATATGAAAAGATTAATAACTTCCTTTGTGACAGATGTTGGTGGAATTAACCTAACCATTCAGTTTATGAATGAACATTTGAAAGAGATTGATAGTTTTATTGAATTAGAGTTGGGGGAATCAACACAATCTTTTTCTCAATTCCTAATTTCCAACGGGTATAAAACACATACAGAAACGAATAACGCCTTGTCAGAGGATATGGAATACAAAACATATAAGACTCCGACAACATATATGAGGTTCTTTCAGAATATGCATAAATTTATCCATGAACAGTATAGCAAATCAGATCAACCAAAGAACTATTTTGACAAAGATAAATGGGATATTCGTGAACTACCTTTTAAAATTCAGGGATTTGATCCTTCAAGGCCACGATACACTATTTCTTTTGAAAAAATTGTTCAAGAAAAGATAAAGGGCATAGCAAAGAAATACACGTTAGAGAGGCTAAAAACCAAGAAGTATTCTACGTGTGTAGATGATTTAAAGGGAATTAATTTTCTCTCAGAGTTTCTTAACGACAACTATCCTGAAATTCAATCGTTGACACAATTGAATCGTACTATCATTGAGGAATTTCTTGGTTACATCAATTTGAATAGCAACTTAAAGCCAAGAACGCAATCATCAAGAATCGGTGCAGTAAAAACCTTTTTTGAAACGTGTACCCTGTTTGGATGGGATGAAGCTCCTAAACAAACGTTGCTTCTTACCGATGATGTGAAGAAAAAATATAAGGTTCTACCTAAATTTTATGAAGACAGTGTACTTACTCAAATAAACAAAAATTTAGAGCATTTACCTGTTCAAATTGCCAGAATGGTTTTCGTGATACAAAATGTTGGTATGCGAATTAGCGAACTTTGTAACCTTGAAAATGACTGTCTAAAAAAAGATACAGAAAATGATGATATTCTTGAATACTTTCAGGAAAAGACACAGGACTGGAATCGAGTTCCAATAAAAAAAGATATAGCTTTAGCAGTTAAAAAGGCGAAAGAACATAGTCAAGAACAATTTGGCAAACAAGTGAAATACATTTTTATGCAAGATGCCGATAGACCAATTAGTAAAGACACGTTCTCTTATCACTTAAATCAATTGATGAAGAAATATGATATTCGTGATAGCAGTGGTAATTTAGTAAGAATAAAGTCTCACCATTTCCGAGGAACAGTAGCCACTAAATACGCTAATATGGGAATGTCAACAAACGTCATAAGAAACCTATTGGGACAAAGATCGTTAGGAGCGATCCGTCACTATGTTGAAATACTTGAAGAAACGATGACTGATGCCATGCAAGACCTTCTAAATTATCAAGACCAAATGATTCAAAACATAGGCAACAAAGAAGCTGTTATTCAAATTAATGATGAAGATAAAGTTGAAATTCCACTTCCGAATGGAAAATGTGCAAAGCCTTTATCATCGGGCAAATGTACACATGCCAATGCCTGTTATACTTGTGCTATGTTTAAGCCAGATCCTAAAAACATTGACCTATTCAAATACCAACTATCCGAAGCTAAGACCAATGCAGAAATGGCTAAAATAAATGGGTTTGAACGTGTTCTGCAAGTGAACGAAGATTTAGTAGATGCTTTAGAGAAAATCATTGCCTCTATTGAAAAGCGAGGTGCGTAA
- the hsdR gene encoding EcoAI/FtnUII family type I restriction enzme subunit R produces MDKKKLTERDICTKFITPAIEQSGWDIHRQMREEYTFTDGRVIVRGNLTSRGKRKRADYLLSYKPNLPIAIVEAKDNKHSIGSGLQQAINYGDILDIPFVYSSNGDGFIEHDMLTGKERELRLHEFPSPNELWKRYKDFHGINDKQEEIITEPYYFAEGDKTPRYYQRIAVNRTVEAIAKGQNRVLLVMATGTGKTYTAFQIIHRLWKSKQTKKVLFLADRNILVDQTMTNDFKPFGNVMTKVENRTMDSSYQIYLALYQQLSGNTDELEIFKQFSPDFFDLIVVDECHRGSAKEESRWRRVLEYFSSATQIGLTATPAETEKVSNIHYFGEPVYTYTLKQGIADGFLAPYKVIRIGLDRDLEGYRPTKGQVDKYGHLVEDREYYLTDFDKNLVLEQRTKLVAKKITEFLKKTDRFAKTIVFCTDIDHAERMRQALVNENSDLVAEDPRYVMRITGDNPEGKAQLDNFIDEDSPYPTIVTTSKLLTTGVDCKTCKLIVLDSHIVSMTEFKQIVGRGTRLKPEYGKEYFTVMDFRNVSRLFADPEFDGEPVQIYDPEEGDDIVPPTPPDDGNGGDGDGENGGDDGEGGSGRTKYYIQDASVKVINERVMYYDVDGKLITESLKDYSKKGILQEFATLDDFIKRWNSEERKDAIIDELKERGVLLEALKDEVGQDLDEFDLICHIAFDQKPLTRSERAKKAKKDDYLSKYSETANAVIEAILDKYQDEGRFEFEDVKILKFKPFDQFGNSMKIAKEFGGKKQYIKAMKELEKNIYA; encoded by the coding sequence TTGGATAAGAAAAAATTAACCGAACGTGACATATGTACTAAATTTATTACCCCTGCCATTGAACAAAGTGGTTGGGACATTCATAGGCAAATGAGAGAAGAATACACATTTACCGATGGTCGTGTTATTGTCAGGGGGAATTTGACATCAAGAGGTAAAAGAAAAAGAGCTGACTACCTGTTGTCATATAAACCTAATCTTCCTATAGCAATCGTTGAAGCAAAGGATAATAAACACTCAATAGGAAGTGGACTCCAACAAGCCATTAACTATGGAGATATTTTAGATATTCCTTTTGTTTATTCGTCAAATGGGGATGGGTTTATTGAACATGATATGCTCACTGGAAAAGAAAGAGAATTAAGATTGCACGAATTCCCTTCTCCTAATGAATTATGGAAACGTTATAAAGATTTTCATGGAATTAATGATAAACAAGAGGAAATTATCACTGAACCATATTATTTTGCCGAAGGCGACAAGACACCAAGATATTATCAAAGAATTGCCGTAAACCGTACTGTTGAAGCTATTGCTAAAGGTCAAAACAGAGTGTTGTTAGTTATGGCCACAGGAACGGGGAAGACCTACACAGCATTCCAAATCATTCATCGTTTATGGAAATCAAAGCAAACGAAAAAGGTTTTGTTCTTGGCAGACCGTAACATATTGGTCGATCAAACGATGACGAATGATTTTAAACCGTTTGGTAATGTCATGACTAAAGTTGAAAATCGGACAATGGACAGTTCCTATCAAATTTATTTGGCATTGTACCAACAATTATCTGGTAATACAGATGAATTAGAGATATTTAAACAGTTTAGCCCTGACTTTTTTGATTTAATTGTTGTAGATGAATGTCATAGAGGTTCAGCAAAAGAAGAATCTCGTTGGAGAAGAGTTTTAGAATACTTTTCATCAGCTACGCAAATTGGTCTAACGGCAACTCCTGCCGAAACTGAAAAAGTAAGCAATATTCATTATTTTGGGGAGCCTGTTTATACCTACACGTTAAAACAGGGGATTGCAGACGGATTTTTAGCTCCATACAAGGTAATTCGTATTGGCTTAGATAGGGATTTAGAAGGGTATCGACCAACGAAAGGACAAGTGGATAAATACGGTCATCTTGTAGAAGATCGTGAATATTATTTAACTGATTTTGACAAAAATCTTGTATTAGAACAACGAACCAAACTTGTCGCTAAAAAGATCACTGAATTCCTAAAGAAAACGGATAGATTTGCAAAAACAATTGTCTTCTGTACCGATATTGACCACGCAGAACGAATGAGACAAGCTCTTGTCAACGAGAATTCGGATTTAGTTGCCGAAGATCCAAGATATGTAATGAGAATTACAGGAGACAATCCAGAAGGTAAAGCACAACTGGACAATTTTATTGACGAGGATAGTCCTTACCCTACCATCGTTACGACATCGAAACTCTTAACAACGGGAGTGGATTGTAAAACTTGTAAGTTAATTGTGTTAGACAGTCATATTGTCAGTATGACAGAGTTCAAACAAATTGTTGGGCGTGGTACAAGGCTTAAACCTGAATACGGCAAGGAATACTTTACGGTCATGGATTTCCGCAACGTATCACGTTTATTCGCTGATCCTGAGTTTGATGGAGAACCTGTCCAAATTTATGATCCAGAAGAAGGAGATGACATTGTACCACCAACTCCACCTGATGATGGAAATGGTGGTGATGGTGATGGCGAAAATGGCGGTGACGATGGCGAAGGTGGTTCTGGCCGCACTAAATATTATATCCAAGATGCTTCTGTCAAGGTGATTAACGAACGTGTTATGTACTACGATGTTGACGGAAAACTTATTACAGAAAGTCTTAAAGATTACTCGAAGAAAGGGATTTTGCAAGAATTCGCTACTCTCGATGACTTCATAAAGCGTTGGAATAGTGAAGAGAGAAAAGATGCCATTATTGATGAATTAAAAGAACGTGGTGTCTTATTAGAAGCGTTAAAAGATGAAGTTGGTCAAGATTTAGATGAATTTGATTTGATATGCCACATAGCGTTCGATCAGAAGCCCCTAACACGCTCTGAAAGGGCGAAGAAGGCTAAAAAGGATGATTACCTTTCCAAGTATTCTGAAACAGCCAATGCCGTCATAGAAGCGATTTTAGACAAATATCAAGATGAAGGTCGCTTTGAATTCGAAGATGTAAAAATATTGAAATTCAAGCCATTTGACCAATTCGGGAATTCGATGAAAATTGCTAAAGAGTTCGGTGGGAAAAAACAATATATTAAAGCGATGAAAGAGTTAGAGAAAAATATTTACGCTTAA
- a CDS encoding restriction endonuclease subunit S yields the protein MTTISRIREKVLEQAMRGKLVPQNNDDEDASILLEQIQAEKKKLIERKIIKKQKSLSSIEQDDIPYVLPKGWIWVRLSDISIVKGGKRIPKGYSFSEQATEHVYIRVTDMKNGTVSLEDLKYIDEVVFQQIKNYTISTNDLYLTIAGTIGRVGTIPKELNEMSLTENACKITPILVDLIYMKYLLSSELIQKQFREGYNQLAQPKLSLRTIESTIVPLPPLSEQKRIVTKIEDLLSICDQLENEVKFQQRNIQNLREKVLDDALKGLSVPQNEEDESADILFENIQAKKEKLVKSKVIGKSKPLSPIEEKEKPYELPKGWTWVKLGDLSKVIHYGYTASATDKNTGVRMVRITDIQDDAVNWDNVPYCEIEEKSIEKYDLKDNDILIARTGGTVGKSFIVEDAKYLSVFASYLIRVQLMDGVNPKYVKRFLESKLYWDQIVSQAKGTGQPNVNATGLSNLILPFPPIEEQHRIVEKVNTVWETINEIEDNIVKAK from the coding sequence ATGACTACCATTTCAAGAATTCGAGAAAAAGTTTTAGAGCAAGCTATGCGTGGTAAATTAGTTCCTCAAAACAATGATGATGAAGATGCTTCTATCTTGCTTGAACAGATACAGGCGGAGAAGAAAAAATTAATCGAAAGAAAAATAATTAAAAAACAAAAATCTCTCTCCTCTATTGAACAAGATGATATTCCTTATGTATTGCCGAAAGGTTGGATTTGGGTTCGGTTAAGTGACATTAGTATTGTCAAAGGAGGAAAAAGGATTCCAAAAGGTTATTCTTTTTCCGAACAAGCGACAGAACACGTTTATATTAGGGTAACGGATATGAAAAATGGCACAGTTTCTTTGGAAGATTTAAAGTATATTGATGAAGTGGTATTTCAACAAATTAAAAATTATACAATCAGCACAAATGATCTTTATTTAACAATTGCAGGAACAATTGGCAGAGTGGGTACAATTCCAAAAGAACTAAATGAAATGAGTTTAACTGAAAATGCATGTAAAATTACACCAATATTGGTGGATTTAATATATATGAAATATTTATTATCATCTGAGTTGATTCAAAAGCAATTTCGTGAAGGGTATAATCAATTAGCCCAACCCAAATTATCTTTAAGAACAATTGAATCTACGATTGTTCCATTGCCACCTCTCTCCGAACAAAAACGTATTGTAACAAAGATTGAAGATTTACTTTCCATTTGTGATCAATTAGAGAATGAGGTTAAATTTCAGCAGAGAAACATCCAAAACCTTCGTGAAAAGGTGTTAGACGATGCATTGAAAGGACTATCAGTACCACAAAATGAAGAAGATGAATCAGCCGATATATTATTTGAAAACATTCAAGCGAAAAAAGAGAAATTGGTAAAAAGTAAGGTCATCGGAAAATCAAAACCATTGTCTCCTATTGAGGAAAAAGAGAAACCTTACGAACTACCGAAAGGGTGGACTTGGGTTAAACTTGGTGATTTAAGTAAAGTGATACACTATGGCTATACAGCATCAGCAACCGATAAAAATACAGGCGTAAGAATGGTTAGAATCACCGATATTCAGGATGATGCAGTGAATTGGGATAATGTACCTTATTGTGAAATCGAAGAAAAGTCTATTGAAAAGTATGATCTCAAAGATAACGATATCCTTATTGCTCGTACAGGTGGAACCGTAGGGAAATCATTCATAGTTGAAGATGCAAAATACCTATCTGTCTTTGCATCATATCTTATAAGGGTTCAACTTATGGATGGAGTAAATCCTAAGTATGTGAAACGATTTCTTGAAAGTAAATTGTATTGGGATCAAATTGTAAGTCAAGCAAAAGGAACTGGACAGCCTAATGTTAATGCCACAGGTTTAAGTAATCTTATTTTACCTTTTCCTCCTATCGAAGAACAGCACCGCATTGTAGAGAAGGTAAACACCGTTTGGGAAACAATAAATGAGATTGAAGACAATATTGTAAAAGCTAAATAA
- a CDS encoding DUF6262 family protein has protein sequence MKNTSKIVSMAKEKTEIKKSTVIETINKMIENGEKINFYTVTKRAGVSKSFLYKYDEIRELIEKYRQSPTKKKQSKDAKDVIIESQKRKIKELEKEIKQYQKDELWKEKFEKLNEENKDLKKQLEKSYKY, from the coding sequence GTGAAAAATACAAGCAAAATTGTTTCAATGGCAAAAGAAAAAACAGAAATAAAAAAGAGTACAGTTATCGAAACGATAAATAAAATGATTGAAAACGGAGAGAAAATTAACTTTTATACCGTTACTAAAAGAGCAGGAGTGTCTAAATCCTTTCTTTACAAATACGATGAAATAAGAGAGTTAATTGAAAAATATCGTCAATCACCTACCAAAAAGAAGCAATCAAAAGATGCGAAAGACGTGATCATCGAATCACAAAAACGGAAAATAAAAGAATTAGAGAAAGAGATTAAACAATATCAAAAGGATGAATTGTGGAAGGAGAAATTCGAAAAGCTAAATGAGGAAAATAAGGATTTGAAAAAACAGCTTGAAAAATCATATAAATATTGA
- a CDS encoding site-specific DNA-methyltransferase, translated as MDPPYNTGSDDFSYTDEFLFSLEKLTEIVGDEEKAQRILDLHGRSSHSAWLTFMYPRILLGYKLLRETGVMFVSIDDNEQANLKLLLDEIFGESNMLANNTVIVKTEGRRYGYFAKTHETLYVYAKNAELVQLREIPKADMTFDYYDEYGGFNLQGLRNRNAKKFNITNRKNLYYPFYVNTNEVDENGFMPISLDPVEGWEEVYPAKTNGIQSVWRWGKGEGEKARVEFHNLTAKRDSKGKIQIYQKKRSKTEPQKTLWQSKAYTSFRATRELEDYFGTSEYFETPKPISLLERVLEIAPAKKDMIILDYFSGSATTADAVMRMNAKDNLNRQYIMVQLPEEIPNDKPAYKDGYRTLDELGRERIRRAAKKIKEETQKDIDYGFQTFVVRKAPTISLDKIVDFSEQISKQTTLGIDVEGHIAKYDYKGVDGIQTLLTTWLLRDGYGRLAKAVEIDLGDYIAYYYGKRIYLINEALVSNNVVELLKMIDNKTLDVRNVTVFVPSMNFEVLRELDIALRTRKGIALEKRVE; from the coding sequence ATTGACCCACCATATAATACTGGAAGTGATGATTTTAGTTATACCGATGAATTTTTATTCAGTTTAGAAAAGTTAACAGAAATTGTCGGTGATGAGGAAAAGGCTCAACGAATTTTGGATTTACATGGTCGTAGTAGCCATTCAGCGTGGCTAACATTTATGTATCCAAGAATATTACTTGGGTATAAATTATTACGAGAAACTGGTGTGATGTTCGTTAGTATTGATGATAATGAACAGGCAAATTTAAAGTTGTTATTAGATGAAATATTTGGAGAAAGCAATATGCTCGCCAATAATACAGTTATTGTTAAGACAGAAGGTCGCCGCTATGGATACTTTGCTAAAACACATGAGACTTTGTATGTATATGCTAAAAATGCTGAGTTGGTCCAATTACGTGAGATACCGAAGGCTGACATGACATTTGACTATTATGACGAGTACGGTGGTTTCAATTTACAAGGATTACGAAATCGAAATGCAAAGAAGTTCAATATCACCAACCGTAAGAACTTGTATTACCCATTTTATGTAAATACTAATGAAGTTGATGAAAATGGGTTTATGCCAATCTCTTTGGATCCTGTAGAAGGATGGGAAGAAGTTTACCCTGCTAAAACTAATGGAATTCAGAGTGTTTGGCGTTGGGGTAAAGGCGAGGGAGAAAAAGCTCGTGTCGAGTTTCATAATTTAACTGCGAAGCGCGATAGCAAAGGGAAAATTCAGATTTACCAAAAAAAACGGAGTAAAACAGAACCACAAAAGACGTTATGGCAGTCTAAAGCATATACTTCATTTCGTGCAACTAGAGAGTTGGAGGATTATTTTGGTACGAGTGAATATTTTGAAACTCCAAAACCAATTAGTTTATTAGAGCGAGTGCTGGAAATAGCGCCCGCAAAAAAGGATATGATAATTCTAGATTACTTTTCTGGTTCTGCTACAACTGCAGATGCAGTAATGAGAATGAATGCAAAAGACAATTTAAATCGCCAATACATTATGGTTCAGCTACCAGAAGAAATACCTAACGATAAACCTGCTTATAAAGATGGATATCGAACCTTAGATGAATTAGGACGTGAGCGTATTCGTAGAGCTGCTAAGAAAATCAAAGAAGAAACTCAGAAAGATATCGATTATGGATTCCAAACTTTCGTAGTCCGTAAGGCTCCTACTATTTCACTAGATAAAATTGTTGATTTTTCTGAACAAATATCTAAGCAAACAACACTTGGAATAGATGTTGAAGGTCATATCGCAAAATATGACTACAAAGGTGTCGATGGGATTCAGACATTGCTTACTACGTGGTTGCTACGAGATGGATATGGTCGATTAGCTAAGGCTGTTGAAATAGATTTAGGAGACTACATAGCCTACTATTATGGAAAACGAATATATCTAATTAATGAAGCCCTTGTTTCAAATAATGTAGTTGAGTTGTTAAAGATGATTGACAACAAAACGCTAGATGTCAGAAATGTAACAGTGTTTGTTCCCTCAATGAATTTTGAAGTGTTGCGTGAATTGGATATTGCTTTGCGCACTCGTAAGGGAATAGCGTTAGAAAAGAGGGTGGAATAA
- a CDS encoding tyrosine-type recombinase/integrase gives MKVQKIDIGNNQYRYLLLDNDFNVIEPVKRYLKFLDNKDMAENTLKNYAYHLKSYFEYLNEIGLSYDEISSEGNNPIEILGNFTSWLENPTIINDKISYLSPPEPKRSNQTINIIVDCVLGFYEFLARGNELPELDVYKEQRMNPQFKSFLHELIPNSNLIRKNILHRKTEKKEVEAITREQYNQLLEHCYTIRDKAIIAVLFEGGLRLSEALGLFIEDIEPFNNKIKVQPRDNLENGAKVKNKAKGELYVPPYVMKYITDYIVEELVDVDTNFLFVNLRGKNKGKPMQSITIQKLFNRLSKKVGFYVHPHMCRHGHGTELAESGWDLVEIKDRLRHTNVQSTTVYTHLSDEHKKKKINEYHEKKGISNDSNQSE, from the coding sequence ATGAAGGTTCAAAAAATTGACATTGGTAACAATCAATATCGCTACCTTCTTTTAGACAATGACTTTAATGTAATCGAGCCAGTCAAACGATATTTAAAATTTCTTGATAATAAGGATATGGCAGAAAACACCTTAAAAAATTACGCTTATCACCTTAAATCGTACTTTGAGTACCTGAATGAGATTGGGCTTTCTTATGATGAAATCAGTTCCGAAGGAAATAACCCAATAGAGATATTAGGGAACTTTACAAGTTGGTTAGAAAATCCAACCATCATAAATGATAAAATATCATATCTATCACCGCCTGAACCGAAGCGAAGCAACCAAACTATCAACATTATAGTCGATTGTGTACTTGGATTTTACGAGTTTTTGGCAAGAGGAAATGAGCTTCCTGAATTAGACGTATATAAAGAACAAAGAATGAATCCACAATTCAAAAGTTTTCTGCATGAACTAATCCCTAATTCCAACTTAATAAGGAAAAATATACTTCACCGTAAAACCGAGAAAAAGGAAGTAGAAGCTATTACAAGAGAGCAGTATAACCAATTATTGGAACACTGTTACACGATCAGGGATAAGGCTATAATCGCCGTTCTTTTTGAGGGTGGTCTAAGGCTTAGTGAGGCTCTTGGACTGTTTATTGAGGACATAGAACCGTTTAACAATAAAATTAAGGTTCAGCCAAGAGATAACCTTGAAAACGGGGCTAAGGTTAAAAATAAGGCAAAAGGCGAGTTGTATGTCCCTCCTTATGTGATGAAGTACATTACAGACTACATTGTGGAAGAACTTGTAGATGTTGATACCAACTTTTTATTCGTTAATTTACGAGGGAAAAACAAAGGCAAACCGATGCAGTCTATTACCATACAAAAGCTGTTCAACCGATTGAGTAAGAAGGTTGGATTTTACGTGCATCCTCACATGTGCAGGCATGGACATGGCACTGAATTAGCAGAATCAGGTTGGGATTTGGTTGAAATTAAGGATAGATTGCGACACACGAACGTACAATCAACAACCGTATATACCCACTTGTCAGATGAACATAAGAAAAAGAAAATAAATGAATATCATGAGAAAAAGGGGATTTCAAATGACAGCAACCAATCTGAATAA